AACCCGCACCGTAGGGGTCCGAGTTGATCGTCTCCGGTTCGTCGACGAGCTTCTCGTTGCGTGCCACGACCGTCCCGGAAATCGGAGCGTAGATCTCCGAGACGCTCTTGGTGGACTCGACCTCGCCGAACGAGTCGCCGGCGGAGACCTGCGCGCCCTGCTCGGGAAGCTGGACGTAGACGATGTCGCCGAGCGCGTCCTGCGCGAAGTGGGTGATGCCCACGCGCGCGGGACCGTCGCCGCCGCGTACCCATTCGTGTTCGGCGGTGTATCGCAGGTCGTCAGGAATCACTATCGGTTCCTTCTTCGTCGGTCAGCTCACCGGCTTGGCGTGCTTGAGATTGACGGGCTCGGCGATGGCCGTGACGTCGACCGTGTCGTGCTCGTCGACGATCACGTTACCGCCGTCGGCTTTGATCGACGGCACCAGCCCGTCCGGAATGTTGAGCGCGGTGCGCATCGTCGGTGGATCGCCGATGACCGTGATCGTGTAAGCGCCGGTCAACCGCTTACCGGACACCTCGATCCCGCCGTCGGCGTCGATGAAGTAGGTGCTCGCCACGATCCGCACCGTCGTGCCGTCGACACCGGCGATCTGCATGGCCTCGGCGTCGGCGCCGCGCAACTCCTGCACCGCGTTGAGGATGTCGGACGCCGCGATCGGCTCCGGACCGGCGACGAACCGGATGGTCAGCCCCGGCCCCTGCGCCGCCGCGGTGCCAGCCAGGATGGCCAACTCGTCGGCCCGCTTCTTGGCCTCCTCCATCGCCGCGGCCCGACCCTGCGCGCCGGATTGGAGCTGCCGCTGGCTGTCCTCAAGGGACGCGATCTCGCGCTGGAGGCGGTCTTCCTGACCCTGGAGGTCGGACTGGAGGCGGACCAGGTCGTCTTCGCGCATGGCGGCCAGGTCGGAGTCGACGGACTTCCCGCGCAACTGCACCGCCAGGGTGAAGCCGAGCAGGGCCAACAACACGAGAATGATCACACCCGCGGTGCCGCGTCGCTTGCGCACCGCACGCGCGGGCGCCGGGTCCGCTTCGGGTTCGGGTTCGCCTTCATCGGATACGGGCGGCGGCGTGACCGTGGCGCCGGTGGAGCGCTCGGCCCGGGGCAGGGCGACGGTCGCCTCGTCGTCCGCCGCCTCCGGCGCCTCGCTGGTCTCCGTCTCCGTCTCTGGCTCGGGCTCCGGTGGGGACAGCTCCCCGGTTGTGCTCGGGGTGACCGGGGAGAGCCGCACCGTGGCCTCTTCCTGGCCCAGCTCAGGCTCGGGGGGCTGGGCCGGCGCGGAGGCCCGGTTGGCCGCCTGGCGACCAGGGGTTGGCTTGCGGGCCGGCTTGGCCGGCTCCGCGGGTGTGCCGCTTTCGCGGGGGTCGTCGGTCATCGTCGGTCCTCCCGCATCAGGCCCGGAACAGGTGTCGGCGGATCGCGGCCACGTTGCCGAAGATGCGGACGCCGAGGACGACCACGACGCCGGTGGAGAGTTGCCCGCCCACGCCGAGCTGGTCGCCAAGGTAGACGATCAGCGCGGCGACCAGCACGTTGGAGATGAACGAGATGACGAACTGCTGGTCGTCGAAAATGCCGTCGAGCTTGGCGCGGACACCGCCGAACACGGCGTCGAGGGCCGCGACCACCGCGATCGGCAGGTAGGGCTCGAGCCAACCGGGCACGGTCGGGCCGAACACGATGCCGAGGACGACGCCCACGACGAGGGCGAGAACGGGGATCATCTAGCCGCCTCCGGACGGGCTCGAGGAGGTGACGCCGGGCGTGGGAGTCGCGCTGGCCGGCGTCGGACGGGTCGCGTAGTTGAGCTGCGGCTCGGTGGCCGCGGGCAGGTTGAGGTCGTCCTGGCGGCGGGTGTCGAAGCCGATGTGCTCGCCGTCGGCCACCTTGCGCATCAACGCGGCCGCCGCGGTGTCGGCGAAGCGGTCCTCGAGATCGCGCGGCCCGATCACCCGGATCTCGTAGGGGCTGGTGACCGGCCGGAAGTCGACCAGGATCGCCCCACCGGCCTTGCGGATCGTCGAGGTCGCCGTGAGCCGCTGGTCGTTGATCGCGATCGCCTCGGCACCGGACGCCCACAGCGCGTTGGTCACCAGTTGCAGGTCGCGGTCGAAGATCCGGCCCAGGTCGTTCTCGTCGGCCTTCTCGTCGGCGTCGGGGGCGTCGGCCAGCCGGACCACCAGCCCGTCGCCGGTGACCCGGCGCAGCCCGGTCGCGGCCTCGACGTCGCGCCGCTGGGCCGCCTCGTCGCCGCCGAGGGCCGCGTCGCGCTCGCGGGCGACCGCGTCGCGCAGCCCGTCGGCCTGGTTACGCAGGTTGTCGGTGGCGTCCTGGCGCTGCTTGATCTGGGTAACCAGGTCGGCCCGGGCCTGGCTGCGGCGCGGCTCGTCGGCGACCGTCTGCCGGTAGGCGACCGCGAACAGCAGACCGATCAGCCCGGCGACGATGACCGCCGCGACCCGGCGGCTGCCGTGCCGCCAGCCGGTCGGCGGCCCCTCCTTGGCGCGGCGGGCGGCCGCGTCGGCGTACCCCGGATCAAGGGGGTTGCTGAAAAGCTCGGAGAGGAAGTCGGGCGACATCCAGCGGCGCGCGGACGCCCGGCGCGGCTCCTCCTCCGGCTCGCTCACGCCAGTTCCCGCCCCGCCCGGATCACGCGGGAGGCCTGGCCGACGTAGAGGAAACCGGCGATCCAGTAGAGGACGATGCCCCACCAGGCCAGCCCCCAGCCGATCGCGGCGGCGCCGGTCGCGATGGACGGCACGGCGACGGCCAGCAGCAGCACCGGGAAGGCGGCCAGCAGGATGAAGGTGGCGGTCTTGCCGAGGTAGTGCACCTGCGGCGGGCCGAACCCGTTGCGTCGGAGCACGGCCAGACAGATCACCATCATCAGCTCGCGGGCGACCAGGGCGGCGGTGAACTCCCAGGGCACGATCTCGCGATAGGTGAACGCGACCAGCACGGCCAGGATGTAGAGCCGGTCGGCGAGCGGGTCGAGCAGCTCACCGAGCCTGCTGACCTGGCCGAGCCGGCGGGCGACCCAGCCGTCGATCCAGTCACTGCTGCCACCGACGGTCAGCACGATCACGGCCGCGACGTCATGGTGCGGCCCGAGCATCAGCCACATGAAGACCGGAACGCCGAGCAACCGCAGGAAACTGATCAGGTTGGGCAGCGTCAGGACACGGTCAGCTGCGACGGCAGGCGTACGCGACACCGCAGCCTCCTCCAGCGCGACGGGCCTCCCCCGGCACTGTCTCCGCAGTGCCACCCACCGCCGGCGGCCGCGAACGGACGCGGACGGCGCGCGGGACCAACCCCCTGATCATTGGCGGTGCCACTATATCGGCCCTGTCATGACACGCCGAGCGGGCCGGGCCCGCGCTCAGCGCGCCAACAGTTCGAGAACCGCCGCAGTGATCTCTTTCGGTCGCTCGACAGGCAGGACGTGGCCCGCGCCGGGCAGCTCGAGCAACCGCGCTCCGGCGATCGTGTCAGCCAGCAGGCGGGCGATCACCACGAAGTCGGGAACGTCGCTCTCACCGACCGCGACCAGCGTCGGAGCGGTGATCACGTCGAGCCGCGTCGATGGCGGCTCGGTGTCGTCGGGCAGCTCGAACGACTCGGTCTGCTGCTGGTTGGCCAGCGAGATCCGCATCGCCGGCGCCAGTTCGTCGGCCAGCGCCCGCAGCTCGGGCGACCATTCCCGGACGGGGCCGCGGGCCCACATGTCGAGGTTGAGCGCCAGCGCGCCGTCGATGTCATCGGCGTCGAGCAGCTTGCCCTCGGCGGCGCCGTAGGCCCGGATCTCCGGACCCCAGTCGCGGCCGTCGAGCGACGAGGCGAGCAGGCCGAGGTGGGTGACCCGCTCCGGCCAGCGGGTGGCGAACTCGAGGCTCACGTAGCCACCGAAGGAGTTGCCGACGATCGCGGCCCGCTCGATGCCCAGCCCGTCGAGCAGCGCGGCCAGGTCGTCGCGGTGCCGGAAGCCCTCGGTCGGCGGCGGCGTGGCGCCGAACCCGCGCAGGTCGTAGCGGATGACGGTGTGCGTCGCCACCAGCACGGCCGCGACCCGGTCCCAGCTCCGGTGGTCGGCGACCCCGCTGTGCACCAGCACGACGGGTGGTCCGGAACCTTCGACGACGGCGGCAAGCCCGGCTGTGTCGGACAAGCGTCAACACTCCTCGATCGAGCGACAAGAATTCGCGGTCAGTAGACCGTAGCCGGCTTGTCGGCGCGACCGATTTAGCGGGTGTTCAGAGGTCGAAGAGCTCGCGGAGGCTGGCCGAGATGCGGGCCATGCTGGCGCCGGTGAGCAGCCCGAGCCGCTCGGCGCCGATCGAGGGCGGCAGGCGGCGCATCCGGTTGAGCACGACCACACCGGAGATCGGGTCGGTCTCGGCGAGCGCGATGGCGAACGGCGGCAGATCGTCGGGATTGCCGCGCTGGCGGACGACGGGCGCGCAGAACGGCGAGGCGCCGGGGCGGTCGTTGTGGGCTTCGGAGGAGAGGACCACCACGCGGTAGCGCAGATCGGCCCGCTGCCCGATCGTCCACACCTCGCCCTGTTTCAACGCGTGCTCACCCACCAATCACCGCCGATCGTACGGGTCGTCACGCCCGTTCGGTGGGTGCCGCCAGCGGTATTTCGAGCGCGACCACGCCACGCATGTCAAGCCAGGCCCGATCCGGCCCGCGGACCAGCCGCATGTTCACCTGCTCGCAATTCGGGCAGCGGGCGACGAGGCCGGGCGCGTGGTCGTACACGTGCATCTGCGCGACCATCCCGTGCATGCCACAGTGCGCGCAGGTGCCCTGCGCCATGGACAGGTCGACCGCGAAAATCTCCATGAACGGCCCGGCGAGGGCGTTACCGTCGGTGAACTGATCGGTCATCGCTGTCTCCTTTACGGCCCGCTAGGCCCGAAGCGCTCGGTTTTGACCTTGCGAGGTTCGTGCCCCTGCGCGACCAGGATGTTGGCCACGGTCTCCACGAACCCGGTCGGGCCGCAGACGAAGCACGCCGGCATCAGATCGGGCGGCCAGGAGTGCGTCGCGACGGTGGCGAGCCCGAGCCGACCCACCTGACCAGGCCATTCGGGCGGAGCTTCACGGGTGTACGCGTACGCGATGTCAAGGCCCTTGTCGTCCCTGACCCTGGTGCGAAGCTCGTCGGCGTAGATCGCGTCGGCCGGCGTGCGCACCGAGTAGATCAGCCGGAACGGCACCCGGCTGCCCGCCGCGGCCCGGGCCCGGATCATGGCCATCAGCGGCACGAGACCGGAGCCGCCGCCGATCAGCACGACCGGGTCGGTCTCCATGTCACGCCACACGAACCAGCCCCCGATCGGCCCGCGGATCTCGATCGGGTCGCCGATGTTCATGCCCTCGAGCAGATATGGGGACACTTCCCCGTCATGCACCCGCTGCACGGTCAGCTCGACCCGGTTGCCGTCGGCGGCGTTGGCGATCGAGTAGGAACGCTCGGTCGAGTAGCCGTCTTCGGCGGTCAGCTTGACGTCGACGTGCTGCCCCGGCAGGTGGCCGGGCCAGTCGGGCACCTCGAGGATCAAGGTGCTCGCGGAGTCGGTCTCGCGCCGGCGGCCGGTCAGGGTGGCGACATGCCACTCCAGCCGGTTGGCGCTCAGTCGCCTTGGTACCGCTGCTCGCGCCATGGGTCCCCGTAATCGTGGTAGCCGGCGGTCTCCCAGAAGCCCGGCTCGTCGGCGAGCATCAGCTCGAGGCCGTGCACCCACTTGGCGGACTTCCAGAAGTACAAATGTGGGACGAGCAGCCGGGCAGGCCCGCCATGCTGCGGCTGAAGCGGCTCGCCGTCGTATTGGTAGGCGATCCAGGCCTGCCCGTTGAGCAGATCCTCCAGCGGGACGTTGGTGGTGTAGCCGCCGTAGGAGTGCGCCATCACGTAGTCAGCGGCGGTCTCGACATCGGCGAGCAACGTCTCGACGGCGACGCCCTTCCACTGGGTGCCAAGCTTCGACCACTTGGTCACGCAGTGGATGTCAGTGGTGATGTCTTCGGACGGCAGCGAGGTCAGCTCTTTCCAACTCCACTGCTTCCGCTGCCCATTCTCGGTGGAAACATAAAACTGCCAACCCTCAAGATCAATCCTGGGCGTCGGCCCTGCGGAAAGCACAGGAAAGTCGTGCGTCAGATACTGCCCCGGCGGCAACTTGACGTCACCCGACCGCCGGCGGCCGAAGAATCCCGGTGAGACGATGCCCATCCCCAAAGTCTTACCAGCCCGGAGATCGCAAGGACACAAACTGCGCCCAGCCGGTCCGGTAATTCACGTCGGTCGCGGTTTGCCGTGTTGCATCCAGGATGGGGCCGGTTCCGGCCGGGCCTTGGTGGGGGGTCGCCCTCGGATCTTCGGGGGTCGGGTGGGCGTGGTGCCCTCGCATCGTCCGCTCTGATGGCGCACTCAGCCTCGGATCTGCCGATGTCCAGACGTTGACGGCCGGGCGGCCTTGGACCTGCTGGTGCGGGCCGCCTCGGTTGCCCGGCTGGCTCGGACTTGCCCATCCGACGCGGCTGACCGCCCGGCCGGCCTTGGACCTCCCGATGGCGACCTCGGACGGCCCGCCACCTCGGCGGCCTGCCAGCTCGAGCGGCCTGCCAGCTCGAGCGGCCTGCCAGCTCGAGCGGCCCATCCCACGCGGCTGACCGCCCGGCTGGCCTTGCACCTGCCGATGCGGCCGCCTCGGCGGCCGGCCGGCTCGGACCTGCCCATCCACCCGCGGCTGACGCCCGCCTGGCCTTGGACCTGCCGATGCGGCCGCCTCGACGGCCGGCCGGCTCGGACCTGCGCATCCACCCGCGGCTAACGCCCGCCTGGCCTTGGGCCTGCCGATGCGGCCACCTCGGCGGCCGGCCGGCTCGGACCTGCGCATCCACCCGCGGCTAACGCCCGCCTGGCCTTGGGCCTGCCGATGCGGCCACCTCGGTTGCCGGCCGAGCTCTCGGCCTGCTGCCTGTCGATACGGCCGCCTAGGTTGGTGGCCGCCTCCCGGCCTGCTGCCCGTCGTCCGCAGCCAGCCAGGTGCTGCTTCCTGCGGTCCGCCAGGTAGGGCCGGCGCACCCAACCTGGCGGCCCGGCGGAACTCTGCCCGATGGTTCTCGGCACTCTTCATCGGGGCCAACTCGCGGGTGCTGGGCCGCACTACCCCTAGAGCGTCCTAGGACGATGGTGATCGGTCCGTCCTCAGATCGCCACCGACCCCGGCGGCTCGTGAAGCAGCGCACGCCCGCGGCGCGCGCCCTGACACGACGATCTGGGGCGCCACATTTAGTAAGTCGATCTCCGAATCAACAGGATCCGCCGCCCCGGCATCGCCACGTGGTAAACCCCACCCCGCCACCACCTGCGCGTTAGGGCCACGACGCGCGCGAAGGCCCCACGGTCGCTCGCGCGGCCGTCAGCGACCGCCCAACATGGGCGATCTGGGGCGCTACATGTGGGAATTCGATCTCCGATTCACCACGTCCGCCGCCCCGGATGGGGGTTGAGCCGTGCCGCCGCCACGACTCCGGCTTGGCTTGGCTTGGCTCACGCTGGTGAAGACCTGCACCCCATCTGAGGCGGGGGATCTGTCAGACGGAAGATCGACTTAACAGATACGGCTCCCCAGATCGGGCAACGGCCCGGTCCTGCCGATCACCGCTAGCGGGTCCGACTTCGCGTCAATGTCTGGTCAGGTGGCGAACCGGCATTCCAGCCGGTTGGCGCGGCCTACCGCGGCTTCGACCTAGGCCGCCCCGCACGCCCAGCGCCGCCGCTGGCCCAGCGGCGCAGCGGCGCAGCGGCGCAGCGAAGATCGTTGCTCGCCTGCGGAGCTAGCAGACAACGATCAACGTGAGTGCGGAGCTTTCGGGAAAGGTCGACGGCCAGGCCGGACTTGCCGGGAAGGTCGGCGTCCGGCCGGGCTAGGGCAAGGTCAACGCCCGCGCCGCGCAAGCCGGCAAGGTCAACGCTCACGCCGCGCAAGCCCGCAACGTCAACGCCCACGCCGGGCTTGCGGGCAAGGTCGGCGTGGGTGTCACTGGAGGCGGGACAGGTGGCGCATCTTGTTCATTGCGTCGAGGGCGGCGACCTTGTAGGCCTCGGCCAGGGTTGGGTAGTTGAAGACCGCGTCTACCAGGTAGTCGACTGTGCCGTTGCAGCCCATGACGGCCTGGCCGATGTGGACGAGTTCGGTGGCGCCCGTGCCGAAGATGTGGACGCCCAGCAGGCGGCCGTCTTCCGAGCCGACCAGGAGTTTGAGCATGCCGTAGGAGTCGCCGATGATCTGGCCGCGCGCTAGCTCGCGGTAGCGGGCGATGCCTACTTCGAAGGGGACCCGGGCCTCGGTGAGGTCGTCTTCGGTGCGGCCGATGAAGCTGATTTCGGGGATCGTGTAGATGCCGATGGGTTGAAGTGCCGGCATTGCTCGGACCGGTTCGTCGCAGGCGTGGTGTGCGGCCAGGCGGCCCTGCTCCATCGACGTGGAGGCCAGGGCCGGGAAGCCGATCACGTCGCCGACCGCGTAGATGTGTGGCACCTCGGTGCGGAAGTGTTCGTCGACCGCTAGTCGGCCGCGGGCGTCGGAGGACAGTCCTGCGGCCTGCAGGGCCAGGTCGGGGGCGGTGCCTTGGCGGCCTGCGGAATACATCACGGTGTCGGCGGCGATCTTCTTGCCGCTCTCCAGGACCGCGACGGCGCCCTCGGCGTAGCGCTCGACGGACGCGACTGACTCGCCGAAGCGAAAGGTGACCGCCAGGTCGCGGAGGTGGTATTTCAGCGCCTCGATCACTTCGAGGTCGCAGAACTCGAGCATGCGGTCGCGGCGTTCGACGACGGTGACCTTGGTGCCGAGGGCGGCGAACATCGACGCGTATTCGATGCCGATCACGCCGGCGCCGACGACCACCATGGACCGCGGCACCCGCTCCAGGTTGATGATGCCGTCGGAGTCGATGATCGTGCGCTCGTCGAAGTCGACCGACGACGGCCGCGCCGGGCGGGTGCCGGAGGCGATGACGACCTTGGCCGCGCTGGCGTGCGACTCGCGGCCACGTGAGTCGGTCACGCTCAGGGTGTTGGGGTCGGCGAACTTGCCGAACCCGCTCAGCAGCGACACCCGGTTGCGGGTGAGCTGGTTGCGGATCACGTCGACCTCACGGCCGATGACGTGCTGCGTCCGGGCCGCGAGATCCGCGACGGTGATGTCTTCTTTGAGCCGGTAGCTCTGCCCGTACATCTCCCGTTGGTTGAGACCCGTCAGATAGAGCACTGCCTCGCGCAACGTTTTCGACGGAATCGTGCCGGTGTTGATGCACACCCCGCCGATCATGTTGTCGCGCTCGACTATCCCGACCCGCCGGCCCAGTTTCGCCGCCGCGATCGCCGCCTTCTGTCCGCCAGGCCCCGACCCCAGCACGAGC
This genomic interval from Asanoa ferruginea contains the following:
- a CDS encoding type II toxin-antitoxin system PemK/MazF family toxin; translated protein: MGEHALKQGEVWTIGQRADLRYRVVVLSSEAHNDRPGASPFCAPVVRQRGNPDDLPPFAIALAETDPISGVVVLNRMRRLPPSIGAERLGLLTGASMARISASLRELFDL
- the sthA gene encoding Si-specific NAD(P)(+) transhydrogenase, with product MYDFDVLVLGSGPGGQKAAIAAAKLGRRVGIVERDNMIGGVCINTGTIPSKTLREAVLYLTGLNQREMYGQSYRLKEDITVADLAARTQHVIGREVDVIRNQLTRNRVSLLSGFGKFADPNTLSVTDSRGRESHASAAKVVIASGTRPARPSSVDFDERTIIDSDGIINLERVPRSMVVVGAGVIGIEYASMFAALGTKVTVVERRDRMLEFCDLEVIEALKYHLRDLAVTFRFGESVASVERYAEGAVAVLESGKKIAADTVMYSAGRQGTAPDLALQAAGLSSDARGRLAVDEHFRTEVPHIYAVGDVIGFPALASTSMEQGRLAAHHACDEPVRAMPALQPIGIYTIPEISFIGRTEDDLTEARVPFEVGIARYRELARGQIIGDSYGMLKLLVGSEDGRLLGVHIFGTGATELVHIGQAVMGCNGTVDYLVDAVFNYPTLAEAYKVAALDAMNKMRHLSRLQ
- a CDS encoding sulfite oxidase-like oxidoreductase, with amino-acid sequence MGIVSPGFFGRRRSGDVKLPPGQYLTHDFPVLSAGPTPRIDLEGWQFYVSTENGQRKQWSWKELTSLPSEDITTDIHCVTKWSKLGTQWKGVAVETLLADVETAADYVMAHSYGGYTTNVPLEDLLNGQAWIAYQYDGEPLQPQHGGPARLLVPHLYFWKSAKWVHGLELMLADEPGFWETAGYHDYGDPWREQRYQGD
- a CDS encoding DUF881 domain-containing protein: MTDDPRESGTPAEPAKPARKPTPGRQAANRASAPAQPPEPELGQEEATVRLSPVTPSTTGELSPPEPEPETETETSEAPEAADDEATVALPRAERSTGATVTPPPVSDEGEPEPEADPAPARAVRKRRGTAGVIILVLLALLGFTLAVQLRGKSVDSDLAAMREDDLVRLQSDLQGQEDRLQREIASLEDSQRQLQSGAQGRAAAMEEAKKRADELAILAGTAAAQGPGLTIRFVAGPEPIAASDILNAVQELRGADAEAMQIAGVDGTTVRIVASTYFIDADGGIEVSGKRLTGAYTITVIGDPPTMRTALNIPDGLVPSIKADGGNVIVDEHDTVDVTAIAEPVNLKHAKPVS
- a CDS encoding CDP-alcohol phosphatidyltransferase family protein, which produces MSRTPAVAADRVLTLPNLISFLRLLGVPVFMWLMLGPHHDVAAVIVLTVGGSSDWIDGWVARRLGQVSRLGELLDPLADRLYILAVLVAFTYREIVPWEFTAALVARELMMVICLAVLRRNGFGPPQVHYLGKTATFILLAAFPVLLLAVAVPSIATGAAAIGWGLAWWGIVLYWIAGFLYVGQASRVIRAGRELA
- a CDS encoding DUF881 domain-containing protein, with the protein product MSPDFLSELFSNPLDPGYADAAARRAKEGPPTGWRHGSRRVAAVIVAGLIGLLFAVAYRQTVADEPRRSQARADLVTQIKQRQDATDNLRNQADGLRDAVARERDAALGGDEAAQRRDVEAATGLRRVTGDGLVVRLADAPDADEKADENDLGRIFDRDLQLVTNALWASGAEAIAINDQRLTATSTIRKAGGAILVDFRPVTSPYEIRVIGPRDLEDRFADTAAAALMRKVADGEHIGFDTRRQDDLNLPAATEPQLNYATRPTPASATPTPGVTSSSPSGGG
- a CDS encoding ferredoxin reductase — translated: MARAAVPRRLSANRLEWHVATLTGRRRETDSASTLILEVPDWPGHLPGQHVDVKLTAEDGYSTERSYSIANAADGNRVELTVQRVHDGEVSPYLLEGMNIGDPIEIRGPIGGWFVWRDMETDPVVLIGGGSGLVPLMAMIRARAAAGSRVPFRLIYSVRTPADAIYADELRTRVRDDKGLDIAYAYTREAPPEWPGQVGRLGLATVATHSWPPDLMPACFVCGPTGFVETVANILVAQGHEPRKVKTERFGPSGP
- the gcvH gene encoding glycine cleavage system protein GcvH — encoded protein: MIPDDLRYTAEHEWVRGGDGPARVGITHFAQDALGDIVYVQLPEQGAQVSAGDSFGEVESTKSVSEIYAPISGTVVARNEKLVDEPETINSDPYGAGWLVEIEPSDPAALDGLLTAAAYREITEG
- a CDS encoding DUF6510 family protein; amino-acid sequence: MTDQFTDGNALAGPFMEIFAVDLSMAQGTCAHCGMHGMVAQMHVYDHAPGLVARCPNCEQVNMRLVRGPDRAWLDMRGVVALEIPLAAPTERA
- a CDS encoding small basic family protein, whose product is MIPVLALVVGVVLGIVFGPTVPGWLEPYLPIAVVAALDAVFGGVRAKLDGIFDDQQFVISFISNVLVAALIVYLGDQLGVGGQLSTGVVVVLGVRIFGNVAAIRRHLFRA
- a CDS encoding alpha/beta fold hydrolase, encoding MSDTAGLAAVVEGSGPPVVLVHSGVADHRSWDRVAAVLVATHTVIRYDLRGFGATPPPTEGFRHRDDLAALLDGLGIERAAIVGNSFGGYVSLEFATRWPERVTHLGLLASSLDGRDWGPEIRAYGAAEGKLLDADDIDGALALNLDMWARGPVREWSPELRALADELAPAMRISLANQQQTESFELPDDTEPPSTRLDVITAPTLVAVGESDVPDFVVIARLLADTIAGARLLELPGAGHVLPVERPKEITAAVLELLAR